The proteins below come from a single Rhodohalobacter sp. SW132 genomic window:
- a CDS encoding tol-pal system YbgF family protein, giving the protein MTEKEISILISRYIKGELSDEEEDQLWVEFLKDSSLLKQYETELNLYDLFQNKGFSLDEAESKVENPVVSYKPWYYTAAAAILLIAGLFFFNYQFSETSSLAVTEIELTEMVGADIYREQDAATEATDLDINRAIAYALDGNVTDGYEILNNLSERELTEQQKVRVNYNLGILAYNAGDYNHSRNNFQTLFNLDGTPAYLLERSEWFTANAYLKAGDIDSAIEILEQISAGNSPFSTDAAEILRKLQTG; this is encoded by the coding sequence ATGACAGAAAAAGAGATCAGCATATTAATTAGCCGATACATTAAAGGGGAACTATCCGACGAAGAAGAGGATCAGCTGTGGGTAGAGTTTTTAAAAGACAGCTCTCTCTTAAAACAATATGAAACAGAACTAAACCTGTACGATCTGTTTCAAAACAAAGGTTTTTCGCTTGACGAGGCCGAATCTAAAGTTGAAAATCCGGTGGTGAGCTATAAACCGTGGTATTACACCGCAGCAGCGGCAATTCTTCTGATAGCAGGTTTGTTCTTTTTTAACTATCAATTTTCCGAAACAAGTTCTCTGGCTGTCACAGAAATTGAGCTCACAGAAATGGTGGGAGCTGATATCTATCGCGAACAGGATGCAGCCACTGAAGCAACTGACTTAGACATCAACCGGGCAATTGCATATGCTCTGGATGGTAATGTTACCGACGGTTACGAAATACTGAATAATCTTTCAGAAAGAGAACTTACCGAACAACAAAAGGTTAGAGTGAATTATAACCTGGGAATTCTTGCCTATAATGCGGGTGATTACAATCATTCGCGTAACAATTTCCAAACTCTGTTCAACCTCGATGGAACTCCGGCATATCTGCTCGAGCGTTCAGAATGGTTTACGGCGAACGCCTATTTGAAAGCCGGGGATATTGATTCGGCAATCGAAATTCTGGAACAAATATCGGCCGGGAACAGCCCGTTCAGCACCGATGCAGCTGAGATTTTACGTAAGCTGCAAACCGGTTGA
- a CDS encoding RNA polymerase sigma factor, with the protein MDYSGLVTSIKEGDNLATAKLCTEATPIIKKYLIRKFGASPDDADDAIQKMYEYIILKIRGNEIENPKGLLAYMLKTCKHNYLKMKQEKSTEQHDIITCEPVSDANQLWALVNEEEQEILKICLQELREGYREFISYWFSFPNASTEDVAEYFEISVNNAWIRKHRVINKLKKCVESKI; encoded by the coding sequence ATGGATTATTCGGGTTTGGTAACATCAATTAAAGAAGGTGATAATTTAGCAACAGCGAAATTATGCACCGAGGCTACCCCTATCATAAAGAAATATCTTATCAGAAAGTTTGGAGCATCACCGGATGATGCGGATGATGCTATCCAAAAAATGTATGAATACATTATCTTGAAAATACGGGGGAATGAGATTGAGAACCCAAAAGGCCTTCTCGCATACATGCTGAAAACCTGTAAACATAACTATCTCAAAATGAAACAGGAAAAATCAACGGAACAGCATGATATAATAACCTGTGAACCTGTCAGTGATGCAAATCAGTTATGGGCCCTGGTGAATGAAGAGGAACAGGAAATACTGAAAATTTGCCTCCAGGAACTTCGGGAAGGATATCGTGAATTTATTAGTTACTGGTTCTCATTTCCTAATGCCTCAACAGAAGATGTTGCTGAATATTTTGAAATCTCGGTAAACAACGCCTGGATTCGTAAACACAGGGTCATAAACAAACTGAAAAAGTGTGTAGAGAGTAAAATCTGA
- the radC gene encoding DNA repair protein RadC: protein MDCEQFDTDQFLNRSVKEMNPDEQPREKLAKYGADTLSDSELLAIVLRTGSRQMNVIQTSNALISHFNGLRNLARQNWQSVRVIPGIAKVKAITLEAIFELSRRIETAALGEQVKITSPRDAAAYFMPMLRDLSHEQFYVGFLNNSKILTGYRRISSGGRNSTIVEPAEVMRQAILNQANSIILAHNHPSGMMRESAADVNLTRRIADVGKKMGVPVDDHIIIAGDSFVSFRNKGLL, encoded by the coding sequence ATGGATTGTGAACAGTTTGATACGGATCAATTTCTGAACCGCAGTGTGAAAGAGATGAATCCCGATGAGCAGCCGAGAGAGAAGTTGGCAAAATATGGCGCCGATACGCTCTCGGATAGTGAGTTGCTGGCGATTGTGCTGCGAACCGGCAGCCGGCAGATGAACGTAATTCAGACGTCCAACGCACTGATCAGTCATTTTAATGGCTTGCGGAACCTGGCGCGTCAGAACTGGCAGTCTGTGCGTGTCATCCCCGGTATAGCGAAAGTAAAAGCGATAACTCTGGAGGCGATTTTTGAATTGTCCCGCCGTATTGAAACTGCTGCTCTCGGGGAACAGGTTAAAATTACTTCACCCAGAGATGCCGCAGCCTACTTTATGCCGATGCTCAGAGATCTGTCTCACGAACAGTTTTATGTTGGTTTTTTGAACAATTCTAAAATTCTGACCGGGTACAGACGGATCAGTTCCGGAGGAAGAAATTCAACGATAGTTGAACCTGCCGAGGTGATGAGACAGGCGATCCTCAATCAGGCAAATAGCATCATTCTGGCACATAATCATCCTTCCGGGATGATGAGAGAGTCAGCTGCAGATGTAAACCTGACAAGGCGCATAGCTGATGTTGGGAAAAAAATGGGCGTTCCCGTTGATGATCATATCATTATTGCCGGGGACAGCTTTGTTAGTTTTAGAAACAAAGGATTGCTTTAA
- a CDS encoding AMP nucleosidase — translation MKKRIEFTKDAFSNEEELIKLTEKACDMMEKIYEEGDYPKLTVKRSWSEHNPIITGEIAMPGAYRWYLKRELKKLAEKGAEINIFPSRPRLKPNDPSIFDNADEDEWDITQKKMFLFSPERIDISLDRLKHYTGTDPSDFQRYILFTNYDMHVEVFKKLFPGCIEPDRTVQMPAYHHKMSGNKGFSLVNIGVGPSNAKTISDHVAVLRPDAMVMVGHCGGLRNHQEIGDFVLATGFMRDDGVLDDTLPLNIPITPNHLLNVYLKEQLDQHKRNYRLGTVYTTANRNWEFMKRRTVEQIHVSRSVAIDMESATVATNGYRYRIPFATLLCVSDKPLHGKPKLSGAAQTFYQNSKEMHLKLVIDAIELSKRTYPEGLPNASIRAINEPLMGGAE, via the coding sequence ATGAAAAAAAGAATTGAATTTACGAAAGATGCATTCAGTAACGAAGAAGAACTCATCAAGTTAACTGAAAAAGCGTGCGATATGATGGAAAAGATCTATGAGGAAGGAGATTATCCCAAGCTCACCGTCAAGAGATCATGGTCTGAACATAACCCGATCATTACCGGCGAGATTGCAATGCCGGGAGCATATCGATGGTATTTGAAACGGGAACTAAAGAAACTTGCCGAAAAAGGGGCCGAAATCAATATTTTCCCCTCCCGGCCCCGCCTGAAACCAAATGACCCCTCGATTTTTGATAATGCAGATGAGGACGAATGGGATATCACACAGAAAAAAATGTTTTTGTTCAGCCCGGAGCGGATTGATATTTCACTTGACCGGCTGAAACACTACACCGGCACGGATCCGAGCGACTTTCAGCGCTATATTCTCTTTACAAATTACGATATGCATGTGGAGGTTTTTAAAAAACTTTTCCCCGGCTGTATTGAACCCGACCGAACCGTTCAGATGCCCGCTTACCACCACAAAATGTCGGGAAATAAAGGATTTTCGCTTGTGAATATTGGCGTAGGCCCGTCGAATGCAAAAACCATATCCGATCATGTGGCCGTTCTGAGGCCCGATGCAATGGTAATGGTTGGCCATTGCGGGGGATTGAGAAACCACCAGGAAATCGGCGACTTTGTTCTGGCCACCGGTTTTATGCGCGATGACGGAGTTCTGGATGACACGCTTCCGCTAAACATTCCCATCACACCCAACCACCTGCTGAATGTATATCTGAAAGAGCAACTCGATCAGCATAAAAGAAACTACAGGCTGGGAACAGTTTACACAACTGCCAACAGAAACTGGGAATTTATGAAGCGCAGAACTGTGGAGCAGATTCACGTAAGCCGAAGCGTAGCGATTGATATGGAATCGGCAACCGTGGCCACAAACGGCTATCGATACAGAATTCCGTTTGCCACACTTCTTTGTGTGAGCGATAAGCCGCTTCACGGGAAACCAAAACTGAGCGGGGCTGCACAAACGTTTTATCAGAATTCAAAAGAGATGCACCTTAAACTGGTAATCGATGCCATCGAACTGAGTAAGAGGACCTATCCCGAGGGTCTTCCGAATGCAAGCATCCGCGCCATCAACGAACCGCTGATGGGAGGAGCTGAATAA
- a CDS encoding NUDIX hydrolase: MFRFSKPRWEILKDKKVYETPIFSLHEKKVKPEGDQKPADFYVLNAPEWINVIALTPDRKIVLVEQYRHGVDETTLEIPGGMVDPGESPEEAARRELLEETGYSSGNWSYLGKTSSNPAILTNFTHLYLAGECVKTAEQQTDGHEDIKMHVIPLEEFLEHVDQGVVHHSIVLAAVAKYLLKFPGNSGGGELEK, from the coding sequence ATGTTCCGATTTTCAAAGCCCCGGTGGGAGATCCTCAAAGATAAGAAAGTATATGAAACTCCAATTTTTTCTCTCCATGAAAAAAAGGTGAAGCCAGAAGGAGATCAAAAACCGGCCGATTTTTACGTTCTTAACGCTCCGGAATGGATCAACGTGATTGCGCTGACACCCGATCGAAAGATTGTTCTGGTGGAGCAGTACCGCCACGGGGTCGACGAAACAACGCTCGAAATTCCGGGCGGCATGGTTGATCCCGGTGAATCGCCGGAAGAGGCGGCCCGGCGTGAACTCCTGGAGGAGACCGGCTACAGCTCCGGGAACTGGAGTTACCTGGGGAAAACAAGCTCCAATCCTGCGATCCTAACCAATTTCACTCATCTCTATCTTGCCGGCGAATGCGTGAAAACGGCCGAACAGCAGACCGATGGGCATGAAGATATAAAAATGCATGTCATCCCACTTGAAGAATTCCTGGAGCACGTTGATCAGGGCGTTGTGCATCACTCTATTGTGCTTGCAGCAGTTGCGAAATACCTGCTGAAATTCCCCGGAAATTCAGGGGGTGGTGAATTAGAAAAGTAA
- a CDS encoding peroxiredoxin → MVETGDKIDTSFTLKVIQDGEEKEVQFSELLTRPTIVSVYMRNNTSGCDKQNRSLSEHSEWFDDKGYNLVALSKDTCGSHKNYAEKLDINYTLASDPDYKFASATDSIVEKKMYGKTFDAPTRSAYIIDTDGTVLGIINKINTKAHAEELKELVESL, encoded by the coding sequence ATGGTAGAAACAGGTGATAAAATCGACACGAGCTTCACTCTTAAAGTGATTCAGGACGGGGAGGAGAAGGAGGTTCAGTTTAGTGAGCTTCTAACCCGCCCGACGATTGTTTCGGTCTATATGAGAAATAACACCAGTGGCTGCGATAAGCAAAACCGGAGCCTGTCGGAACATTCCGAGTGGTTTGATGATAAGGGATATAACCTGGTTGCACTGAGCAAAGATACCTGCGGCTCTCATAAGAATTACGCCGAAAAGCTCGACATCAACTACACATTAGCTTCAGATCCCGATTATAAATTCGCTTCCGCAACCGATTCCATCGTAGAAAAAAAGATGTACGGGAAAACATTCGATGCTCCAACAAGATCGGCCTATATTATCGACACGGACGGAACTGTTCTCGGAATCATCAATAAAATCAATACCAAAGCCCACGCCGAAGAGCTGAAAGAGCTTGTAGAATCCTTATAA
- the topA gene encoding type I DNA topoisomerase: MKKLVIVESPTKTKTIKKYLPKEYTVDSSMGHIRDLPSSAKEIPKKYKKESWSNLGINVDEDFEPLYVTPSSKKKIVTRLKKALKDSDELILATDEDREGEAISWHLVELLKPKVPVKRMVFREITKEAIQNAMENFRDIDMNLVHAQETRRILDRLAGYTISPLLWKKISPGLSAGRVQSVAVEFLVDRERERMRFKSGTYYDLKAELSKQKQKAKFNADLSHLNDKRLASGKDFDESTGKLKKPDSVVLLDEEKASKLRDELHEATWSVSKVDVKQQKRNPSAAFITSTLQQEANRKLGFSARDTMGIAQKLYERGLITYMRTDSANLSGQAINAARTAVEKEYGEEYLFAKVRNFGKSKGAQEAHEAIRPAGSSFVKPEDAKLSGREFKLYDLIWKRTIATQMAEAKLEFTNVTITAEHGDTRADFRTSGKKILFPGFFRAYVEGSDDPEAALENQEIFLPEMKEGEEIDMHGLESISHETKPPARYTEATLVKELEKRGVGRPSTYASIISTIQDRGYAKSDGKTLIPTFTAFAVTGLLEEHFPELVDSDFTSELEKKLDLIAKGEYDPLKYLTDYYHGDEGLKNKVDTREDKIDGAKARMLDLPLENLNGMNVFVGRYGPYVKSMSDGEEITTSLPNDMDPADISPEKLLELLKAEKEGPKSLGKDPETGEDIYVLNGRYGPYMQLGEVSDDNKKPKRVSLLKGMKPEDVDLELGLKLLELPRPLGEHPETGKVVKAGVGRYGPYVLHDGTFKSLKKTDDVLEIELDRAVELLKEKKGKGRGSNAIQDLGKHPETDQPIKVMDGRYGPYLKYGKKNVSLPDDMEPEKVTMADAVRVIDEKGKK, from the coding sequence ATGAAAAAATTAGTCATTGTTGAGTCACCCACAAAAACGAAAACCATCAAGAAGTATCTGCCGAAAGAGTATACGGTAGACTCCTCCATGGGGCATATCCGCGATCTGCCCTCTTCAGCTAAAGAGATCCCAAAGAAGTATAAAAAAGAGTCGTGGTCGAATCTTGGGATAAATGTGGATGAGGATTTTGAACCGCTTTACGTTACGCCATCCAGTAAAAAGAAAATTGTCACCCGGCTGAAAAAAGCGCTCAAAGATTCGGATGAACTGATCCTTGCGACGGATGAGGACCGCGAAGGGGAGGCGATCAGCTGGCATCTTGTTGAACTGCTGAAGCCGAAGGTTCCGGTTAAACGGATGGTGTTTCGGGAGATCACTAAAGAGGCGATCCAGAACGCAATGGAAAACTTCCGTGATATCGACATGAACCTGGTTCACGCGCAGGAAACCCGCAGGATTCTCGATCGCCTGGCAGGATATACAATTTCTCCCCTGCTCTGGAAAAAAATCTCTCCCGGCCTTTCAGCCGGACGCGTTCAGTCAGTTGCCGTAGAGTTCCTGGTCGATCGTGAGCGCGAAAGAATGCGCTTCAAAAGCGGAACGTATTATGATCTTAAAGCTGAACTTTCAAAACAGAAACAGAAGGCGAAATTCAACGCGGATCTCTCCCACCTGAATGATAAGCGTCTGGCCAGCGGAAAAGATTTTGACGAAAGTACCGGGAAACTGAAAAAACCCGATAGTGTGGTGCTGCTGGATGAAGAGAAAGCATCCAAACTGCGCGATGAACTGCACGAGGCAACATGGAGCGTGAGCAAAGTGGATGTTAAGCAGCAGAAGCGAAATCCATCTGCAGCGTTCATTACTTCAACACTGCAGCAGGAAGCGAACCGAAAGCTCGGATTCTCCGCCCGCGACACCATGGGTATTGCCCAAAAACTGTATGAACGCGGTCTGATTACCTACATGAGAACCGACTCGGCAAACCTCTCCGGCCAGGCAATTAATGCCGCACGAACGGCTGTAGAGAAGGAGTACGGCGAAGAATATCTGTTTGCAAAAGTACGAAATTTCGGGAAATCGAAAGGAGCACAGGAAGCTCATGAGGCGATTCGTCCGGCGGGTTCAAGCTTCGTAAAACCGGAAGATGCCAAACTGAGCGGACGTGAGTTCAAACTTTACGACCTGATCTGGAAACGGACCATCGCCACGCAGATGGCGGAAGCCAAACTGGAGTTCACCAATGTTACCATCACAGCGGAACATGGTGATACCCGGGCTGATTTCAGGACCAGCGGGAAGAAAATTCTGTTTCCCGGATTTTTCAGAGCCTATGTGGAGGGCAGTGATGATCCCGAAGCGGCGCTCGAAAACCAGGAAATTTTCCTCCCCGAAATGAAAGAGGGTGAAGAGATTGATATGCATGGACTGGAATCGATCAGCCATGAAACAAAACCACCGGCCCGCTACACAGAAGCTACGCTGGTGAAAGAACTCGAAAAACGAGGCGTAGGCCGGCCAAGTACTTACGCATCCATCATCAGTACCATTCAGGATCGCGGGTACGCCAAGAGCGACGGAAAAACGTTGATTCCTACATTTACAGCATTTGCGGTTACCGGGCTTCTTGAAGAACATTTCCCGGAACTGGTAGACAGTGACTTTACGTCGGAACTGGAGAAGAAACTTGACCTTATTGCAAAAGGCGAGTACGATCCGCTGAAATATCTTACCGATTATTATCACGGAGATGAAGGCCTGAAAAATAAGGTAGACACCCGTGAGGATAAAATTGATGGTGCCAAAGCACGAATGCTCGATCTGCCGCTTGAAAACCTGAACGGCATGAATGTTTTTGTAGGACGGTATGGACCGTATGTGAAAAGCATGTCAGATGGTGAAGAGATTACAACTTCCCTTCCGAACGATATGGATCCCGCGGATATCTCACCCGAAAAACTGCTGGAACTTCTGAAAGCTGAAAAGGAAGGGCCGAAATCACTCGGGAAAGATCCGGAAACCGGCGAGGATATTTACGTGCTGAACGGTCGATATGGCCCCTATATGCAGCTCGGTGAAGTGAGCGATGACAATAAGAAACCGAAGCGCGTATCCCTGCTGAAAGGCATGAAACCGGAAGATGTAGACCTGGAACTGGGATTGAAGCTTTTGGAGCTTCCGCGTCCGCTCGGCGAACATCCCGAAACCGGAAAAGTGGTGAAAGCCGGTGTGGGCCGTTACGGACCGTATGTACTGCATGACGGAACGTTCAAATCACTAAAAAAGACCGATGATGTACTTGAAATTGAACTTGATCGAGCCGTAGAACTTTTGAAGGAAAAGAAAGGGAAAGGCCGGGGAAGTAATGCAATACAGGATCTTGGAAAACATCCCGAAACAGATCAGCCGATTAAAGTGATGGACGGCCGATACGGTCCATACCTGAAGTATGGCAAGAAAAATGTGTCTTTGCCGGATGATATGGAGCCGGAAAAAGTAACGATGGCCGACGCCGTTCGGGTAATTGATGAAAAAGGAAAAAAGTAA
- the ggt gene encoding gamma-glutamyltransferase, whose protein sequence is MSKHLHTKTKNVKGAVAAGHPETAKVAEQILKQGGNAFDAVIAAQMAAFVAEPVLTSPGGGGFLIAEKNSGKQIVYDFFVHTPREKRPASELDFYPIFADFGEVHQEYHVGPGSVATPGMVKGLFAIHRDLCTLPFNVLAEPAIQLARSGVRMNSFQSGVFDIIKPIYLESPEANKIFGSSSHPGKLVRENELLKLPGMADFLEMLVRDGEHAFYEGDLASEISRICCESGGHLSRQDLQNYQVIKRTPLTFSYRADQISINPPPSSGGILIGFALRLLETIRRRPGAFGSAETLGLLANIQKMTDKARIESLAHADQTETYEGILDDDFLKRFGNEISGRSEANRGTTHISVADSDGNVAGLTSSNGEGSSVMIPGTGVMLNNMLGEEDLNPSGFHSWTPGQRVSSMMAPGILKKRNGEKIVFGSGGSNRIRTAILQLLLNLTDHNMPLREATDAPRIHLEKNILNLEAGFDSDAISKLITDYPDHKIWKKKSLYFGGTHSVCSGPDGYSGAGDSRRGGVSILCNI, encoded by the coding sequence TTGTCAAAACATCTCCATACAAAAACGAAAAATGTGAAAGGAGCCGTTGCAGCCGGCCATCCTGAAACTGCGAAAGTTGCTGAACAGATTTTAAAGCAGGGGGGAAATGCTTTCGATGCGGTGATAGCGGCTCAGATGGCGGCTTTTGTTGCTGAGCCGGTGCTTACCTCACCCGGTGGCGGTGGGTTTCTGATCGCTGAGAAAAACAGCGGAAAACAGATTGTATACGACTTTTTTGTCCACACTCCCCGTGAAAAACGACCGGCATCAGAACTGGATTTTTACCCGATATTTGCCGATTTCGGCGAAGTACACCAGGAGTATCATGTTGGGCCGGGTTCTGTAGCCACGCCCGGGATGGTTAAAGGACTTTTTGCCATTCACCGCGATCTTTGTACGCTTCCGTTCAACGTACTGGCCGAGCCCGCCATCCAGCTCGCCCGCAGCGGTGTCCGCATGAATTCATTTCAGTCCGGGGTATTTGACATCATCAAACCGATTTACCTCGAATCGCCCGAAGCGAACAAAATATTCGGAAGCAGCAGCCACCCCGGTAAACTTGTACGGGAAAATGAACTGTTGAAACTGCCCGGGATGGCTGATTTTCTTGAAATGCTGGTCCGTGATGGAGAACACGCTTTCTATGAGGGTGATCTGGCCAGCGAGATTTCCCGGATATGCTGTGAAAGCGGAGGACATCTAAGCCGGCAAGATCTGCAGAATTACCAGGTTATCAAGCGTACTCCGCTGACATTCAGCTACCGAGCAGACCAAATATCCATCAATCCGCCGCCTTCATCAGGTGGGATTTTGATCGGGTTTGCGCTTCGCCTTCTTGAAACGATCCGCCGGAGGCCCGGGGCGTTTGGATCTGCTGAAACCCTGGGTTTGCTTGCAAATATTCAGAAAATGACGGATAAAGCCCGGATTGAGTCGCTGGCCCATGCCGATCAAACTGAAACGTATGAGGGGATTTTGGATGATGATTTTCTCAAACGCTTTGGCAATGAAATATCAGGAAGAAGTGAAGCGAATCGTGGCACAACTCACATCAGTGTGGCTGATTCCGATGGTAATGTGGCAGGATTAACTTCCAGCAATGGCGAGGGCAGCAGTGTGATGATTCCCGGAACCGGCGTGATGCTGAACAACATGCTCGGTGAGGAGGATCTGAACCCGTCTGGTTTTCATTCGTGGACGCCCGGCCAAAGGGTATCTTCGATGATGGCACCCGGAATACTCAAAAAAAGGAACGGTGAAAAGATTGTATTTGGCTCCGGGGGATCAAACAGGATCCGGACAGCAATTCTGCAGCTATTGCTGAATCTTACCGATCACAATATGCCCCTGAGAGAGGCGACCGACGCTCCGAGAATTCATCTCGAAAAAAATATTCTGAACCTGGAAGCGGGATTTGATTCCGATGCTATTTCGAAACTGATCACCGATTATCCGGATCATAAAATCTGGAAAAAAAAGAGCCTCTATTTTGGCGGCACTCATTCAGTTTGTTCCGGACCAGATGGATACTCAGGTGCAGGTGATTCCCGACGCGGCGGCGTTTCCATTCTGTGTAATATTTAA
- a CDS encoding carboxymuconolactone decarboxylase family protein translates to MRPFDVPTRDEVTEQNQQIFDDLKSKLDFVPNIYATYAHSDNALARYLTFANGKTSLNNKEKEVVNLAVSQVNGCTYCQAAHTAIGKMNGFSEDQTIELRKGEASFNEKFDALAGFAKSVAENRGRISDDVLQNFFDAGYSKENLVDVIVTIGDKTTTNLLHNVTEIPIDFPEAPELKETVS, encoded by the coding sequence ATGAGACCTTTTGATGTACCGACCCGGGATGAAGTCACTGAACAAAATCAGCAGATCTTCGACGATTTGAAGTCTAAACTCGACTTTGTTCCGAATATTTATGCAACCTATGCCCATTCAGATAATGCACTGGCCAGGTACCTGACATTTGCTAATGGTAAAACATCCCTCAATAACAAAGAGAAAGAAGTCGTAAACCTTGCTGTGAGTCAGGTAAACGGATGCACCTACTGCCAGGCAGCACATACGGCAATCGGAAAAATGAATGGCTTCTCAGAAGATCAGACGATTGAACTCAGAAAAGGAGAAGCTTCATTCAACGAAAAGTTTGATGCTCTTGCCGGGTTCGCAAAATCTGTTGCAGAGAATCGCGGAAGAATTTCTGATGATGTACTGCAAAATTTCTTTGACGCGGGATACAGCAAAGAGAACCTGGTGGACGTGATTGTGACTATTGGCGACAAAACAACCACCAATTTACTGCATAACGTAACTGAAATTCCGATTGATTTTCCAGAAGCTCCTGAGCTTAAAGAAACCGTAAGCTAA
- a CDS encoding AraC family transcriptional regulator, protein MQEFKNAEIDARFTMAHGFPDQYVNQGRYMMFLWNDGDHSVHLLIDEQKIELRPDHLLCTTYLHKVQIDNSRGGLKSLFFNREFYCVHTYDSEVSCNGLLFFGSNSTPVLKLDRNEANRLRTLFSVLEEEFAIADSNQEEMLRILLKRLIIRCTRMAKDQILKSNDKQSDIDLIRTFNVLVEEHFKTIKSVSEYADLMHKSPKTITNIFGKYSEDSPLQVIHKRVIMEAKRLLYYTDKTAKEIGYELGYSDPAQFSKLFKNHTGFTTTEFKNQKNRVLSGQN, encoded by the coding sequence ATGCAGGAATTCAAAAATGCTGAAATTGATGCCCGTTTCACAATGGCACACGGTTTTCCCGATCAATATGTGAATCAGGGGCGTTACATGATGTTTCTCTGGAATGATGGCGATCACTCTGTTCACCTGTTGATTGATGAACAGAAGATTGAACTCCGGCCGGATCACCTGCTCTGCACCACATATCTTCATAAAGTCCAAATTGACAATTCCCGCGGCGGACTGAAAAGTCTCTTTTTCAACAGGGAATTTTACTGCGTGCATACCTACGATAGTGAAGTATCGTGCAACGGACTTCTTTTTTTTGGATCTAACAGTACACCGGTTTTGAAGCTCGACCGGAACGAGGCCAACCGACTTCGAACGTTGTTTTCTGTGCTGGAAGAAGAGTTTGCGATAGCGGATTCAAACCAGGAGGAAATGCTTCGGATTCTGCTGAAAAGGCTAATCATCCGCTGCACCCGTATGGCGAAAGATCAAATCCTGAAAAGCAATGATAAACAGTCGGATATCGACCTGATAAGAACGTTCAACGTGCTGGTAGAGGAACATTTCAAAACCATAAAATCGGTTAGTGAGTATGCTGATCTGATGCACAAATCACCTAAAACAATCACCAATATTTTTGGGAAATATTCAGAAGACTCACCCCTTCAGGTTATTCACAAAAGAGTGATTATGGAAGCCAAGCGCCTGCTCTACTACACCGATAAAACAGCCAAGGAGATCGGTTATGAACTGGGATACTCCGACCCTGCACAATTCAGCAAACTGTTTAAAAATCATACCGGTTTTACCACAACTGAATTTAAGAATCAGAAGAACCGGGTGCTTTCCGGGCAAAATTGA